A genomic stretch from Corynebacterium terpenotabidum Y-11 includes:
- a CDS encoding ABC transporter permease yields the protein MSIPATEVTTGSATDTVTPRTRQGLDKLLHRPELASVIGAVGVFVLFMVVAPSFRSFDSFATVLYTASTLGIVALAVGLLMIADEFDLSTGVAVTSTALAASIMNYQWHLQSWVGSLLSLLVALAIGFFNGWMVTRTGVPSFLITLATFLMLQGLNLALTKRIVNEVATPSIADMQGYEVCRKIFAGHLEIFGVDLKVTVLWWILFVVIGHVVLFKTKFGNWIFAVGGSPEASRAVGVPVARVKIILFMIVAASCWFVGQHNLFEFDSIQAGQGVGNEFLYIICAVVGGCAMTGGKGTAIGTAIGAVIYGMTNQGIVYAGWNPDWLKFFLGGVLLLAVLSNNSFSKFTEARK from the coding sequence ATGAGTATCCCCGCCACCGAGGTGACCACCGGGTCTGCCACGGACACCGTCACCCCGCGCACCCGCCAGGGTCTTGACAAGCTGCTGCACCGCCCGGAGCTCGCCAGCGTCATCGGCGCCGTCGGCGTGTTCGTCCTGTTCATGGTCGTGGCCCCGAGCTTCCGGAGCTTCGACTCCTTCGCCACGGTCCTCTACACCGCGTCCACCCTCGGCATTGTCGCCCTGGCCGTCGGTCTGCTGATGATCGCCGACGAGTTCGACCTGTCGACCGGTGTCGCGGTGACGTCGACGGCGCTCGCGGCGTCCATCATGAACTACCAGTGGCACCTGCAGTCCTGGGTCGGTTCACTGCTGTCCCTGCTCGTCGCCCTGGCGATCGGCTTCTTCAACGGGTGGATGGTCACCAGGACCGGCGTCCCCAGCTTCCTCATCACCCTGGCGACGTTCCTCATGCTGCAGGGGCTGAACCTGGCGCTGACGAAGCGGATCGTCAACGAGGTCGCCACCCCGTCCATCGCCGACATGCAGGGCTACGAGGTCTGCCGGAAGATCTTCGCCGGACACCTGGAGATCTTCGGTGTCGACCTCAAGGTGACGGTCCTGTGGTGGATCCTGTTCGTCGTGATCGGCCACGTCGTGCTGTTCAAGACGAAATTCGGCAACTGGATCTTCGCGGTCGGCGGCAGTCCGGAGGCCTCCCGTGCAGTCGGTGTACCTGTCGCGCGGGTGAAGATCATCCTGTTCATGATCGTGGCGGCGTCCTGCTGGTTCGTCGGCCAGCACAACCTGTTCGAGTTCGACTCGATCCAGGCCGGCCAGGGTGTGGGCAACGAGTTCCTCTACATCATCTGCGCCGTCGTCGGCGGGTGTGCGATGACCGGCGGCAAGGGCACGGCGATCGGGACCGCGATCGGTGCGGTCATCTACGGGATGACCAACCAGGGCATCGTCTACGCCGGGTGGAACCCGGACTGGCTGAAGTTCTTCCTCGGCGGTGTG
- a CDS encoding substrate-binding domain-containing protein, with translation MFKKTLVLATVLATLTACSSTGGAPRSSDSGGGGTVDTPRYVVSMVSHGAPGDTFWDLVRQGAEDAAQKNNIELRYSSDPQAPNQASLVQNAIDSDVDGIAVTMPNADAIGPVAQKAVNAGIPVVGLNAGMEQYEQFGLTGFFGQDESVAGQQAGERLKDEGAEKVLCVIHEQGNQSQEDRCAGVKEGLGGSGTVETLYVNGQDLTSVQSTIKAKLAQDSSIDWIMSLVTPVGLVAATAADEAGRSLGDNLKIATFDTNAQLVPAIRNGDIEFAVDQQPYLQGYLAVDALWLAKRNGSTVGGGRPVYTGPSFVDADNIDTIAEAAEAGLR, from the coding sequence ATGTTCAAGAAGACCCTCGTGCTGGCCACCGTGCTCGCAACCCTCACCGCCTGCTCGTCCACCGGGGGTGCCCCTCGCAGCAGTGACAGCGGCGGCGGCGGCACCGTCGACACCCCGCGCTACGTCGTCAGCATGGTCAGCCACGGGGCGCCGGGCGACACCTTCTGGGACCTCGTCCGGCAGGGTGCGGAGGACGCAGCCCAGAAGAACAACATCGAGCTGCGCTACAGCTCGGACCCGCAGGCACCCAACCAGGCCAGTCTCGTACAGAACGCCATCGACTCCGACGTCGACGGCATCGCCGTGACCATGCCCAACGCGGACGCTATCGGTCCGGTCGCGCAGAAGGCCGTCAACGCCGGTATTCCGGTCGTCGGCCTCAACGCCGGCATGGAACAGTACGAGCAGTTCGGGCTCACCGGCTTCTTCGGCCAGGATGAAAGTGTCGCCGGGCAGCAGGCCGGTGAGCGGCTCAAGGACGAGGGTGCGGAGAAGGTCCTCTGCGTCATCCACGAGCAGGGCAACCAGTCACAGGAGGACCGCTGTGCCGGGGTGAAGGAGGGCCTTGGGGGCAGCGGCACCGTCGAGACTCTCTACGTCAACGGCCAGGACCTCACCTCCGTGCAGTCCACCATCAAGGCGAAACTCGCCCAGGATTCCTCCATCGACTGGATCATGTCGCTGGTCACCCCAGTCGGTCTCGTTGCCGCGACCGCCGCGGACGAGGCCGGTCGGAGCCTCGGCGACAACCTGAAGATCGCCACCTTCGACACCAACGCCCAGCTGGTCCCCGCGATCCGCAACGGTGACATCGAATTCGCCGTTGATCAGCAGCCCTACCTGCAGGGCTACCTCGCCGTCGACGCGCTGTGGCTCGCCAAGCGCAACGGCTCCACGGTCGGCGGTGGACGCCCGGTCTACACCGGCCCGAGCTTTGTCGACGCCGACAACATCGACACCATCGCCGAGGCCGCGGAGGCCGGTCTGCGATGA
- a CDS encoding aminotransferase class I/II-fold pyridoxal phosphate-dependent enzyme, translating to MNDRLPITGSTAAEIGASVRVLVDRGELQPGDRLPPVRTLAEDLGVNRNTVQAAYRILVRAGIAVSRRGAGTTVARHEDAATEGTASAGATPGTARDIGHGNPDRALLPDPASVRLTPAPAPLYGTPANDPGLEAVALREFAPDLADRADTAVISVTAGAVDAVERLLMTALAPGDFVALEDPCFLTSGNATRLAGYRTLPVPVDAEGMEVAPLRAALDAGARAVVCTPRAHNPTGVSLSASRAQALREVLAAHPGVLVIEDDQFSLLSTVPYETVIPAGHRRWALIRSMSKFLGPDLRTALVASDPDTAELLSRRINGGTTWVSHLLQRTVAALLSDAATRRHIADAGAHYAGRNRAFLTRLRAAGLDAPDADGLNLWVDLGAPNAAERLRERGWIVRDGGVFGLGSTEDAGTHLRLTVHELSDAEMDRLVADLVAVSG from the coding sequence GTGAATGACCGCCTTCCCATCACCGGTTCGACCGCTGCAGAGATCGGCGCCAGCGTCCGCGTCCTCGTCGACCGGGGCGAGCTGCAACCCGGTGACCGGCTGCCGCCGGTGCGCACCCTCGCCGAGGACCTCGGCGTCAACCGCAACACTGTCCAGGCCGCCTACCGGATCCTGGTGCGCGCCGGGATCGCGGTCAGTCGTCGTGGGGCGGGGACCACCGTCGCCCGTCACGAGGACGCCGCGACCGAAGGCACGGCGTCCGCGGGCGCGACACCAGGCACCGCCCGAGACATCGGTCACGGCAATCCGGACCGGGCCCTGCTGCCGGACCCGGCGTCCGTCCGGCTGACCCCGGCCCCCGCGCCGCTGTACGGCACGCCCGCCAACGACCCCGGCCTGGAAGCCGTGGCGCTGCGCGAGTTCGCCCCTGATCTCGCCGACCGGGCGGACACGGCGGTGATCAGCGTGACCGCCGGTGCCGTCGACGCGGTGGAACGGCTGCTGATGACCGCGCTCGCCCCCGGGGATTTCGTTGCCCTGGAGGACCCCTGCTTCCTGACCTCGGGCAATGCCACCAGGCTCGCCGGCTACCGCACGCTGCCGGTGCCGGTGGACGCCGAGGGGATGGAGGTGGCGCCACTGCGTGCGGCCCTGGACGCCGGAGCTCGGGCCGTGGTGTGTACGCCGCGGGCCCACAATCCGACCGGGGTGAGCCTCTCCGCGTCCCGCGCTCAGGCACTGCGCGAGGTTCTCGCCGCGCACCCCGGCGTCCTCGTCATCGAGGACGATCAGTTCTCGCTGCTATCGACGGTGCCCTATGAGACCGTGATTCCCGCCGGTCACCGCCGGTGGGCGCTGATCCGGTCGATGTCGAAGTTCCTCGGTCCGGACCTGCGTACCGCTCTGGTTGCCTCCGACCCGGACACCGCCGAACTGCTGTCCCGTCGGATCAACGGCGGGACGACGTGGGTCAGTCATCTGCTGCAGCGCACCGTCGCCGCCCTGTTGTCGGACGCCGCGACTCGTCGGCATATCGCAGACGCTGGCGCCCACTATGCCGGACGTAACCGGGCCTTCCTCACCCGGCTGCGTGCGGCAGGGTTGGACGCACCGGACGCTGACGGGCTGAACTTGTGGGTGGACCTGGGGGCGCCGAATGCTGCAGAGCGGCTGCGGGAGCGCGGCTGGATCGTCCGCGACGGTGGGGTGTTCGGGCTCGGTAGCACGGAGGACGCTGGCACCCATCTGCGGCTCACCGTCCATGAACTGTCGGACGCGGAGATGGACCGGCTGGTCGCGGACCTGGTGGCGGTGTCGGGCTAA
- a CDS encoding ABC transporter substrate-binding protein — protein MTRYPVARPRHPLSTVTLSLGLAGVLSVGLTACGSDDDGSGDGAMDTVTLTNAFEDAEYPVDPERVVVTASALDNVLALGITPTAVVMTAQDEDAPWRTGLLDDVDRITVATYGDIDVEQIAAADPDVIIGDIYWIDSQEEYDRLSDIAPTLNGPSQDPTEATWKERLTQLGELYGRPEDAQQIIDDDAARVAQAREDMPGLAGKTGWVGRDQGDGKIGTSPDPAEASNSFLYDLGMTLPADIEGKQPNAAGGAYVVGPENYDEFAADFSVIYAADGIASLESRPTFAALPQVTNGTMVSDNYAVVIGLAQPSSLVRAWALDQLGPTLEKVAAL, from the coding sequence ATGACTAGATACCCTGTCGCACGACCCCGACATCCGCTGTCCACCGTCACTCTGTCCCTCGGTCTCGCCGGTGTCCTGTCCGTAGGCCTCACCGCCTGCGGTTCCGATGATGACGGCTCCGGTGACGGCGCCATGGACACCGTCACGCTGACCAACGCTTTCGAGGACGCCGAGTACCCGGTCGATCCGGAGCGGGTGGTTGTGACCGCGTCCGCCCTCGACAATGTGCTCGCTCTCGGCATTACCCCGACCGCTGTCGTCATGACGGCGCAGGATGAAGATGCTCCCTGGCGCACGGGCCTGCTCGATGACGTCGACCGGATCACCGTCGCCACCTACGGCGACATCGACGTCGAGCAGATCGCCGCCGCCGATCCGGACGTCATCATCGGGGACATCTACTGGATCGACTCGCAGGAGGAGTACGACCGGTTGAGCGACATCGCCCCCACCCTCAACGGTCCCTCGCAGGATCCGACCGAAGCGACCTGGAAGGAACGGCTGACCCAGCTCGGCGAGCTTTACGGTCGACCGGAGGACGCACAGCAGATTATCGACGATGACGCCGCCCGTGTCGCGCAGGCCAGGGAGGACATGCCTGGTCTGGCGGGGAAGACGGGATGGGTGGGACGTGATCAGGGGGACGGAAAGATCGGCACCTCCCCGGACCCCGCCGAGGCGTCCAACTCCTTCCTCTATGACCTCGGCATGACCCTGCCGGCCGACATCGAGGGCAAGCAACCCAATGCTGCAGGTGGCGCGTACGTGGTCGGCCCGGAGAACTACGACGAGTTCGCCGCTGATTTCTCGGTGATCTACGCCGCCGACGGGATTGCCTCACTGGAGAGTCGCCCGACCTTCGCCGCCCTCCCACAGGTGACGAACGGCACCATGGTCAGCGACAACTATGCCGTCGTCATTGGACTGGCCCAGCCCAGTTCACTGGTCCGGGCGTGGGCACTCGACCAGCTGGGCCCCACCCTGGAGAAGGTCGCCGCACTGTAG
- a CDS encoding TetR/AcrR family transcriptional regulator: protein MGEQKRVGRKTGPKPSFTRSDVVDAAIALRLDTFTLSRVAGEIGVVTSALYRRFADLDDLLGACLDRVAGTIAAPTDGMTWQEVLQLWAQECWRVCEDFPGLVQTVYSHATAFTHVATAVAPYAAALEGHGYSRGQVAFALDFLGDTVFSCYLGVEMLRARNAAGVSGVDQIRERTSPDHLFQPEDSWGDRGFTDVKVNFIIEGLERHWPEM from the coding sequence ATGGGCGAACAGAAGCGTGTGGGTAGGAAGACTGGACCGAAGCCGTCGTTCACCAGGTCCGATGTAGTGGACGCCGCGATCGCGCTCCGGCTGGACACCTTCACGCTCTCCCGGGTGGCCGGGGAGATCGGGGTGGTGACCTCGGCGTTGTACCGGCGTTTCGCCGACCTGGACGATCTGTTGGGTGCGTGTCTGGACCGGGTTGCCGGAACCATCGCCGCTCCGACGGACGGCATGACCTGGCAGGAGGTCCTCCAGCTGTGGGCGCAGGAATGCTGGCGGGTCTGTGAGGACTTCCCGGGGTTGGTGCAGACCGTGTACTCGCACGCGACCGCGTTTACCCATGTCGCAACGGCGGTGGCCCCGTATGCTGCGGCGTTGGAGGGGCACGGGTACTCCCGGGGGCAGGTGGCGTTCGCCCTGGATTTCCTCGGGGACACGGTCTTTTCCTGCTATCTGGGTGTGGAGATGCTTCGGGCGCGGAATGCGGCCGGGGTCTCGGGGGTGGACCAGATCCGCGAGCGGACGAGTCCGGATCATCTTTTCCAGCCGGAGGATTCCTGGGGTGACCGGGGGTTCACCGACGTCAAGGTGAACTTCATCATCGAGGGTCTGGAACGGCACTGGCCGGAAATGTGA
- a CDS encoding ABC transporter ATP-binding protein: protein MRFAVIDIVPRLRRMVSDPPGMTRATAISVVSGVLEGLALAALLPAISALATDDTWWGLGTGGWIIVLAVLAVLSFACNAVKERWNYAVALDFLKSIHRLVGDQVARQPLGWFSRPLAGKLSRMVSSELMNTGSIFAHMMGPLVAKLATATVLVVVAWFWDPLLGLVLTVSVPLFVLITVGAASLIRRGGRIHEPDEVVLADRIVEYAQCQGTLRSCGRSEDFAPLIDAMENARASKKRALWSETSGLMLSGVVSQGVIVVLITVTGSLAVAGTLAPIPAMAFIGLSLQFTSTLTAIAEGVMGLETRRPMLDSIDEVLTAEPLPEPGTPAELTAPGEVELRGVTFSYGGAGDVPVLRDLSLEVPAGSMVALVGPSGSGKTTVEKLISRFYDADAGEVLVGGVPVTDQTTEQLMAQLSMVFQDVYLFDDSLEANIAVGREGATGEEIRHAAELAGVTGIAERLPEGWETQVGEGGKALSGGERQRVAIARALVKQAPIVLLDEATSALDVENEAHVVASVEALRETATVLVIAHRLDTIAKADLIVLLTDDGRVEGYGTHDELMAAGGTYTRFWNRLHHAQGWRLVDR from the coding sequence ATGAGATTTGCCGTTATTGATATCGTCCCCCGGTTGCGCCGGATGGTCTCCGATCCGCCCGGGATGACCCGTGCGACGGCGATCAGTGTGGTGTCCGGCGTCCTCGAGGGTCTCGCCCTGGCGGCCCTGTTGCCGGCGATCTCCGCCCTGGCCACGGACGACACGTGGTGGGGGCTGGGGACCGGTGGCTGGATCATCGTCCTTGCGGTGCTCGCGGTACTGAGCTTCGCCTGCAATGCCGTAAAGGAGCGGTGGAACTACGCCGTCGCACTGGACTTCCTGAAGAGTATCCATCGCCTGGTCGGGGATCAGGTCGCCCGGCAGCCGTTGGGCTGGTTCTCCCGTCCGCTCGCCGGGAAACTGTCGAGGATGGTCTCCAGTGAACTGATGAACACCGGGAGCATTTTCGCGCACATGATGGGTCCGCTGGTCGCCAAACTCGCGACGGCGACGGTGTTGGTTGTCGTCGCCTGGTTCTGGGATCCGCTGCTCGGACTGGTGCTGACCGTCTCGGTACCGCTGTTCGTACTGATCACGGTGGGGGCGGCCTCGCTGATCAGGCGGGGTGGCCGGATCCATGAGCCCGACGAGGTGGTTCTCGCCGACCGGATCGTGGAGTACGCCCAGTGTCAGGGGACGCTGCGGTCCTGCGGGCGCAGTGAGGACTTCGCCCCGCTTATCGACGCCATGGAGAACGCGCGGGCGTCGAAGAAGCGGGCCCTGTGGTCGGAGACTTCGGGGCTCATGCTGTCCGGTGTGGTGAGCCAGGGAGTGATCGTGGTGCTGATCACGGTCACCGGGTCCCTGGCTGTCGCCGGAACGTTGGCGCCGATTCCGGCGATGGCGTTCATCGGCCTGTCCTTGCAGTTCACCAGCACGCTCACGGCGATCGCCGAGGGAGTGATGGGGCTGGAGACGCGGCGTCCGATGTTGGACAGTATCGACGAGGTGCTGACCGCCGAACCCCTGCCGGAACCGGGGACGCCTGCGGAACTCACCGCGCCGGGTGAGGTGGAGCTGCGTGGCGTCACTTTCTCCTACGGAGGTGCCGGGGACGTCCCGGTGCTCCGCGACCTGTCCCTGGAGGTTCCGGCCGGGTCGATGGTGGCGTTGGTCGGCCCCTCGGGGTCGGGTAAGACCACGGTGGAGAAGTTGATCAGCCGTTTCTATGACGCCGACGCCGGGGAAGTTCTTGTCGGCGGCGTCCCGGTGACCGACCAGACGACGGAGCAGCTCATGGCGCAGCTGTCGATGGTCTTCCAGGACGTGTACCTCTTTGACGATTCCCTGGAGGCGAATATCGCCGTCGGTCGCGAGGGTGCCACCGGTGAGGAGATCCGGCATGCTGCGGAGCTGGCCGGTGTCACCGGGATCGCCGAGCGGTTGCCCGAGGGCTGGGAGACGCAGGTCGGCGAGGGGGGTAAGGCCCTGTCCGGCGGTGAGCGGCAGCGGGTGGCGATCGCCCGTGCACTGGTGAAGCAGGCCCCGATCGTGCTGTTGGACGAGGCGACGTCGGCCTTGGACGTGGAGAATGAGGCCCACGTTGTCGCCTCGGTTGAGGCGCTGCGTGAGACGGCGACGGTCCTGGTCATCGCACACAGGCTGGACACGATCGCGAAGGCGGACTTGATCGTCCTGCTCACCGATGACGGGCGAGTGGAGGGGTACGGCACCCATGACGAGTTGATGGCCGCGGGCGGTACGTACACCCGGTTCTGGAATCGTCTGCACCATGCGCAGGGGTGGCGGCTCGTCGACCGTTAG